A genomic segment from Halobacteriovorax sp. HLS encodes:
- a CDS encoding heparan-alpha-glucosaminide N-acetyltransferase, with the protein MIKRFNIIDQIRGLAIVLMVIFHFAYDLDLFKFVDINFSKDIFWFELPRVIVFLFLLAMGLSMPLVHSPKVNWKKFWPRWIKIAIAAVIISIYTYFAFPKNWIYFGTLHCIATASLFAIPFMKIPRISAVLGVMLLCAKLFLGWNLPWFEMAHSSMDYIALFPWVGCVFIGFGLNYYKFHELTLFNGRPTRFLEFLGKHSLLIYLIHQPILYSIVYLSYLFLK; encoded by the coding sequence ATGATAAAACGATTCAATATAATAGATCAAATAAGAGGACTGGCCATAGTTTTAATGGTCATTTTTCATTTTGCCTATGACTTGGATCTTTTCAAGTTTGTAGATATCAATTTTTCAAAAGATATTTTCTGGTTTGAGTTACCAAGAGTTATCGTGTTTCTCTTTCTCTTGGCCATGGGCCTATCCATGCCACTAGTGCACTCTCCTAAAGTGAACTGGAAGAAATTTTGGCCTAGATGGATTAAGATCGCTATTGCGGCGGTCATAATATCTATCTACACCTACTTCGCATTTCCTAAGAATTGGATTTACTTTGGAACTCTTCACTGCATTGCAACGGCTTCACTCTTTGCAATACCATTTATGAAGATTCCAAGAATTTCAGCAGTTCTAGGAGTAATGCTTCTATGTGCCAAACTCTTTCTTGGATGGAATCTTCCTTGGTTTGAGATGGCCCACTCTAGCATGGATTACATCGCCCTCTTTCCATGGGTAGGCTGTGTCTTTATTGGTTTTGGGCTAAATTATTATAAGTTTCACGAACTTACTCTGTTTAACGGCCGCCCTACTAGATTTCTGGAATTCCTTGGGAAACACTCTTTATTGATATACCTTATCCACCAGCCAATTCTCTACTCGATTGTTTACTTAAGTTACTTATTTTTAAAGTAA
- a CDS encoding SWIB/MDM2 domain-containing protein: MAKKKVAKKATKKVAKKTAKKATKKVAKKATKKVAKKATKKVAKKAAKKATKKVAKKATKKVAKKAAKKATKKVAKKAAKKATKKVAKKATKKVAKKATKKVAKKAAKKTKTKRKPNAAFMKPMTPSADLAAVIGAKAVPRTEVVKKIWDYIKKHNLQNPKNKRNILADDKLKKVFGKKEITMFELAGIVGKHLS; the protein is encoded by the coding sequence ATGGCAAAGAAGAAAGTGGCTAAAAAAGCAACTAAGAAAGTAGCTAAGAAAACTGCTAAGAAAGCAACTAAGAAAGTAGCTAAAAAAGCAACTAAGAAAGTAGCTAAGAAAGCAACTAAGAAAGTAGCTAAGAAAGCAGCTAAGAAAGCAACTAAGAAAGTAGCTAAGAAAGCAACTAAGAAAGTAGCTAAGAAAGCAGCTAAGAAAGCAACTAAGAAAGTAGCTAAGAAAGCAGCTAAGAAAGCAACTAAGAAAGTAGCTAAGAAAGCAACTAAGAAAGTAGCTAAGAAAGCAACTAAGAAAGTAGCTAAGAAAGCAGCAAAGAAAACTAAAACTAAAAGAAAGCCAAATGCAGCGTTCATGAAGCCAATGACTCCATCTGCTGACCTTGCTGCTGTAATTGGAGCTAAAGCAGTTCCAAGAACTGAAGTAGTTAAGAAAATTTGGGATTATATTAAGAAGCACAACCTTCAAAACCCTAAGAACAAGAGAAATATTCTTGCTGACGACAAACTTAAGAAAGTTTTCGGAAAGAAAGAAATCACTATGTTCGAACTAGCTGGGATCGTTGGAAAGCACCTATCTTAA
- a CDS encoding ABC-F family ATP-binding cassette domain-containing protein, whose translation MLNIANISKLQGGETLYSKVNFQINPGEKVGLVGPNGAGKSTLFRMIIGEDRPDEGQISIPDKLRLSYFSQNVGEMKGRTALEEVVEGDASIAQMKVKLREFEELLCDPELDPDEMNKILDRMGEVQTNFEKVGGYDLETRAEEILTGLGILPEDHHTKVEDFSGGWKMRIALAKVLVTNPDLIIMDEPTNYLDMETILWLENWLQTFKGAIFMTTHDRDFMNNVCKKIVEIANKKITTYTGNYDFYIKESKIRLDQLKSEHKRQQDMLAKEEDFIAKFKARASHAAQVQSRVKKLEKIDRIELPPEEENMSFTFPIPPRGSDDVVIIKDLAKNWVNTKGEDMNIFSGLTMTIHRQEKIAVVGVNGAGKSTLLKCICAQTAPTSGEVKLGPSINLGYFSQFSLDVLKPELTVLEELQSHLSQATDGYLRNLLAAFLFRGDDVHKKIKYLSGGEKSRLILAVIFSKNNNLLVLDEPTNHLDIASREVLMEALKTFEGTVIFVSHDRHFLHELTDKVIEVDKGGVNHYPGNYQYYLDKKSGAL comes from the coding sequence ATGCTTAATATTGCCAATATTTCAAAACTTCAAGGTGGTGAAACACTTTATTCAAAAGTTAACTTTCAAATCAATCCTGGTGAGAAAGTAGGACTTGTTGGCCCAAATGGTGCTGGTAAGTCTACTCTCTTTAGAATGATTATTGGTGAAGATAGACCTGATGAAGGTCAAATCTCTATTCCTGATAAACTAAGATTATCCTACTTTTCCCAAAATGTAGGAGAGATGAAAGGTAGAACGGCACTAGAAGAAGTTGTCGAAGGTGATGCCTCTATAGCCCAGATGAAGGTTAAACTTAGAGAGTTTGAAGAATTACTCTGTGACCCTGAACTTGATCCAGATGAGATGAATAAGATTCTCGACAGAATGGGCGAAGTTCAAACCAATTTTGAAAAAGTGGGTGGTTATGACCTTGAGACAAGGGCCGAAGAAATCTTAACAGGTCTTGGTATCCTTCCAGAAGATCATCACACAAAGGTTGAAGACTTTAGTGGTGGTTGGAAGATGAGAATTGCTCTAGCGAAGGTACTAGTAACAAATCCTGATCTTATCATTATGGATGAGCCTACCAACTATCTAGATATGGAAACAATCCTATGGCTTGAGAACTGGCTCCAGACTTTTAAGGGTGCAATTTTCATGACGACTCACGATAGAGACTTCATGAATAATGTATGTAAGAAGATAGTTGAAATCGCTAATAAGAAAATCACAACCTATACTGGAAACTACGACTTCTACATCAAAGAAAGTAAAATTAGACTTGATCAGCTAAAGTCTGAACATAAGAGACAACAGGATATGCTGGCCAAAGAAGAGGACTTTATTGCTAAGTTTAAAGCAAGAGCTTCTCATGCGGCCCAAGTTCAATCGAGAGTAAAGAAGCTAGAAAAGATTGATCGTATCGAACTTCCACCGGAAGAAGAAAATATGAGCTTCACTTTTCCTATTCCTCCAAGAGGAAGTGATGATGTTGTCATCATTAAAGATCTTGCAAAGAATTGGGTAAATACTAAAGGTGAAGATATGAATATCTTCTCTGGTCTTACTATGACTATCCATAGACAAGAGAAGATTGCTGTCGTTGGTGTAAATGGTGCAGGAAAGTCTACTCTTTTAAAATGTATTTGTGCTCAGACAGCGCCAACGAGTGGTGAAGTTAAACTAGGACCAAGTATAAATCTTGGATACTTTAGCCAGTTCTCACTGGATGTCCTTAAACCAGAACTCACAGTTCTTGAAGAACTTCAGTCTCACCTATCTCAAGCAACAGACGGATACCTAAGGAATCTTCTAGCAGCATTTCTCTTTAGAGGAGATGATGTTCATAAGAAAATTAAATATCTTTCAGGTGGAGAGAAGAGTCGTCTAATTCTAGCAGTTATCTTTTCAAAAAATAATAACCTACTCGTTCTTGATGAGCCTACAAACCATTTAGATATAGCTTCTAGAGAAGTTCTAATGGAGGCCTTAAAAACATTTGAAGGTACGGTTATTTTCGTATCCCATGATAGGCACTTTCTTCATGAGCTTACAGATAAAGTTATTGAAGTAGATAAAGGTGGAGTTAATCACTATCCAGGAAATTATCAGTACTACTTAGATAAGAAAAGTGGGGCCCTATAA
- a CDS encoding cytochrome c biogenesis protein ResB, whose protein sequence is MSFDLQKKLGKTERFFGGLKFAVIVISIFSVFMIIGTFFESYYGTDFANRVIYKRFPFMFLQFGMFISIFFAMLLRLPPKKRLYGFYTIHTGLIMIACGSFVTWFSGIDGHLNLDPNSPNRKVVLSDDILRIIYHDEGKTVTRKLPYTAFSTTINDKYEDIEITDFYPFAQKERTWATASNPYPLNANIHSSTYIISNPNVSQEITLSLHPEATEFEASVTLGPLNVTYLPKDLAGCFALDNKSGYIVWDSKKNECYTPEQRNIEIKQTSEKNKFLVIREEGKLYSFFPDFNPWPIDSDLEVIKDSHLRIFSKKLFQDKPNLFLFGREIAYYSDDKWTVQKFKSDSDILELPWMGFELILKDHEENKFPSFKPVAVRPIQKNGQLIKGQTKAIQINVLGKKYWVLDDKPITLRIKGKKVSFVLDKEILTLPFEFVLTKFKMDKDPGTNKPASYESFVRMFTSEGPTDHHVFMNNPLKHAGFTFYQASYSQDPETGRYSSTLSVNVDQGRPLKYLGSLLLVLGAMGHYFLNKKKSKKSPDGDIIKLDTKA, encoded by the coding sequence ATGTCTTTTGATTTACAAAAGAAATTAGGAAAAACAGAGCGCTTCTTTGGAGGCCTTAAATTTGCTGTTATCGTAATCTCCATCTTCTCTGTATTTATGATTATCGGAACATTCTTTGAAAGTTACTACGGTACTGATTTTGCCAATAGAGTAATCTACAAGAGATTTCCATTTATGTTCTTACAATTTGGAATGTTCATAAGTATTTTCTTTGCAATGCTCTTAAGACTGCCTCCTAAGAAGAGGCTATATGGATTCTACACTATTCACACTGGCCTCATTATGATTGCCTGTGGATCTTTTGTGACATGGTTTTCAGGAATTGATGGGCATTTAAATCTAGACCCTAACTCTCCAAATAGAAAAGTTGTTCTAAGTGATGATATCTTAAGAATCATTTATCACGACGAAGGAAAGACGGTTACTAGAAAACTTCCTTACACAGCATTTAGCACAACGATCAATGATAAGTATGAAGATATCGAGATAACGGACTTCTATCCATTTGCTCAAAAAGAAAGAACTTGGGCCACGGCTAGTAATCCTTATCCACTCAATGCCAATATTCACTCTTCTACCTATATTATTTCTAATCCAAATGTGTCCCAAGAGATTACTCTATCCCTTCACCCTGAAGCGACTGAGTTTGAGGCCTCTGTTACTCTAGGTCCACTTAATGTGACTTACCTTCCAAAAGATTTAGCGGGCTGCTTCGCTCTGGATAATAAGTCAGGCTATATTGTTTGGGATAGCAAGAAGAACGAATGTTACACGCCAGAACAAAGAAATATTGAAATTAAACAAACAAGCGAGAAGAATAAGTTCCTTGTTATTCGCGAAGAGGGAAAGCTCTATTCATTCTTCCCAGATTTTAATCCGTGGCCAATAGATAGTGATCTAGAAGTCATAAAAGATAGCCACTTAAGAATCTTTAGTAAGAAGCTCTTTCAAGATAAGCCAAACCTCTTTCTCTTTGGTAGAGAAATCGCCTACTACTCTGATGACAAGTGGACCGTTCAAAAATTTAAATCAGATAGTGACATACTTGAGCTACCTTGGATGGGATTTGAGCTGATCCTTAAAGATCACGAAGAGAATAAATTCCCAAGCTTTAAACCTGTAGCGGTTCGTCCAATTCAAAAAAATGGACAACTTATCAAAGGTCAAACTAAGGCCATCCAAATAAATGTACTCGGAAAGAAGTACTGGGTTCTAGATGATAAGCCAATAACTCTTAGAATAAAGGGAAAGAAAGTATCCTTTGTTTTAGACAAAGAAATTCTTACTCTTCCATTTGAATTTGTTCTTACGAAATTCAAAATGGATAAAGACCCTGGAACAAATAAGCCAGCAAGTTACGAATCTTTCGTAAGAATGTTTACTAGTGAAGGCCCAACTGATCATCATGTTTTTATGAATAACCCTCTAAAGCACGCCGGCTTTACATTCTACCAGGCCAGTTATTCTCAAGACCCAGAAACCGGAAGATATAGTTCTACTCTGAGTGTGAATGTAGACCAAGGAAGACCACTTAAATACCTTGGATCATTACTTCTCGTTCTTGGAGCGATGGGACACTACTTCCTCAATAAGAAGAAATCAAAGAAGTCTCCAGACGGAGACATAATTAAACTAGATACTAAAGCATAA
- a CDS encoding response regulator encodes MTKKKILLIDDEERLLDLLGDFVEDMGHDVEMQPKSALALEAFQNNPSAYKMIITDHTMPELSGLDLIAKVRLIDTDIPCVLTSGAALDEIDGLLESDSNFHYLKKPYKRRHLQELLDKFNF; translated from the coding sequence ATGACAAAAAAGAAAATTCTACTTATAGACGATGAAGAAAGATTATTAGATTTACTTGGAGACTTTGTTGAAGACATGGGACACGATGTGGAAATGCAGCCCAAATCGGCCCTAGCTCTTGAAGCCTTTCAAAATAATCCTAGCGCTTATAAGATGATTATTACCGATCATACAATGCCTGAACTCTCAGGGCTCGACCTCATAGCAAAGGTTAGACTCATTGATACAGACATCCCATGCGTTCTTACCAGCGGTGCTGCTCTTGATGAAATCGACGGCCTACTAGAGAGTGATTCAAATTTTCACTATTTAAAAAAACCTTATAAGAGAAGACATCTTCAAGAGCTCTTAGATAAATTTAACTTCTAA
- a CDS encoding cytochrome c: protein MKKLLGLVVAITLLSTSVAAQDAARGKTLYAKCVQCHGQNGEGNEAMKAPKIAGQHDWYIISSINQFKAGVERKNPTMLPFIKNLSSTDIADLAAFISSLK, encoded by the coding sequence ATGAAAAAACTTCTAGGACTTGTTGTCGCCATAACATTACTTTCAACTTCTGTAGCTGCTCAAGATGCTGCTCGTGGAAAGACTTTATACGCTAAGTGTGTTCAGTGCCATGGACAAAATGGTGAAGGTAATGAAGCTATGAAGGCCCCTAAAATAGCCGGGCAACATGATTGGTATATTATTAGCTCAATCAACCAATTTAAAGCAGGTGTAGAGAGAAAGAACCCTACAATGCTTCCTTTCATAAAGAATCTTTCTAGTACTGATATTGCTGATCTTGCGGCATTTATTAGCTCTTTGAAATAA
- a CDS encoding cytochrome c biogenesis protein: MKLLILLTSLLLSTHTLSVTQLCSEKLESLPIQQDGRVKPLYVHASEMLRYLTGKAKTEKYSAVMAFCLLSSEGLGIPSDVKLEAKIEHVDLKKLLEIGQAHSISFDKLEDQLTLLRSEWRKAEEHSSYKKSIATLLNQTNLYKDIKSANNWLLPIINSKTDVVWVPIGSYLTEDKVKQRQNEENPFLSVLLSVKEEYSTKVSTKYLTELSFVKMRLPSMALLFTFIALLTLVGFKKFNIALAFTVLTVIAQTAILYFRVTISGRAPITNMYETVLFSGYGSLVLAMIVGHFKNEKLYIFVGLAYNFCTLMMLNFANGMLSSSISPLVPVLRDNFWLSTHVTTIILSYGALALSWVLANTVLIKKKFAVMSKQDENYYSELIYTCLKYGTIMLAAGIILGGVWADYSWGRFWGWDPKETWSLIVLCLYMAILHGKYTNWIPNHRFFLLVAAAFMSVMMAWFGVNYILASGLHSYGFSEGGALFLGSFFAVQTVLLIITYSSFSIKGHNSNA; the protein is encoded by the coding sequence ATGAAATTACTAATACTACTTACATCTTTGTTACTATCTACTCATACGCTATCAGTAACCCAACTCTGTAGCGAAAAGCTTGAGTCCTTACCTATCCAACAAGACGGAAGGGTAAAGCCTTTATATGTTCACGCCAGTGAGATGCTTCGCTACTTAACGGGAAAAGCTAAAACAGAAAAGTATTCTGCTGTGATGGCGTTCTGTCTTCTTTCAAGTGAAGGTTTAGGAATTCCAAGTGATGTGAAATTAGAGGCCAAGATTGAACATGTTGATCTCAAGAAATTACTTGAAATTGGTCAGGCCCATTCAATATCTTTTGACAAGTTAGAGGATCAACTAACTCTACTTCGTTCAGAATGGAGAAAGGCCGAAGAACATAGTAGTTATAAGAAATCTATTGCAACTTTGCTAAATCAAACCAACCTTTATAAAGATATCAAAAGTGCTAACAACTGGTTGCTTCCGATTATAAACTCTAAAACTGATGTAGTCTGGGTACCGATTGGTTCTTACCTAACAGAAGATAAAGTGAAGCAAAGACAGAATGAGGAAAATCCATTCTTATCTGTGCTTTTAAGTGTTAAAGAAGAATACTCCACAAAAGTAAGCACAAAGTATTTAACAGAGCTCTCATTTGTAAAAATGAGGCTACCGAGCATGGCCCTACTATTTACATTCATCGCGCTTTTAACTCTTGTAGGATTTAAGAAGTTTAATATCGCACTGGCGTTTACTGTATTAACTGTTATTGCTCAAACTGCAATTCTCTACTTTAGAGTTACTATTTCAGGTAGAGCTCCAATAACAAATATGTACGAAACGGTTCTCTTTTCAGGATATGGCTCACTTGTTTTAGCAATGATTGTTGGTCACTTTAAAAATGAAAAACTCTATATCTTTGTTGGACTGGCCTATAACTTCTGTACACTCATGATGCTTAATTTTGCTAATGGAATGTTATCTAGCTCAATCTCCCCACTCGTTCCTGTACTAAGAGATAACTTTTGGCTATCAACTCACGTGACGACTATTATTCTATCCTACGGTGCACTCGCTCTTAGCTGGGTACTTGCTAATACTGTTTTAATTAAGAAAAAATTTGCAGTAATGAGTAAGCAAGATGAAAATTACTATAGTGAACTAATCTACACATGTTTAAAGTACGGAACGATTATGCTAGCAGCGGGAATTATTCTCGGTGGAGTGTGGGCCGATTACTCTTGGGGAAGATTTTGGGGTTGGGACCCTAAAGAAACTTGGTCACTCATTGTACTTTGTCTTTACATGGCCATACTTCACGGTAAGTACACGAACTGGATTCCTAATCATAGATTCTTCTTACTTGTTGCCGCGGCCTTTATGTCAGTAATGATGGCCTGGTTTGGTGTGAATTATATTTTGGCCTCTGGTCTTCACTCTTATGGATTCAGTGAAGGTGGAGCTCTTTTTCTAGGCTCATTCTTTGCGGTACAAACAGTACTTCTAATAATTACATATTCATCTTTTTCAATTAAAGGGCACAATTCCAATGCTTAA
- a CDS encoding penicillin acylase family protein, with protein sequence MNKYIKITTALILIVSSLFIGGIYFLYQRAVPYGSGTLEMPILDQKVSVTRDVEGIPHIVAKSRKDVYRALGYVVASERLFQMELLRRLGSGTLSEVIGQKGLEIDKTFRTIGVRRVFKEKLDRGLINKDMLVEVSAFFEGVNFFVKNGPMPIEFVVANITPREFDVLDSYSIIGYFSYAFAAFIRHDLLMEQLKDKLPKELFQDLQIDPSLNSTMTAKASGDLQTIFNGFRDISSIFYGLEGSNAWAVNSKRSKSGAPILASDPHVTLSSPGIWFEAHLKVDDESDPFETYGHFIPGIPFAAMAHNEKRGWGITISYLDDMDFFKEEIVEQGNQYLFKGKKVDVRRFSEEIKVKGEDDYHLPIRMTEHGPLLDEIIETKSIALKWSFHHILNRPLESFWKMNKAKSFEEFKQATSLAASPGLNIIYADSDDNIARLNLGLYPKRARGTNGMSVLSGAGDEEYVGYMPFEKMPHSINPSSGIVISANNRPLEASSEFTGLWQPRDRFITLYSKLHSKDKWDSEAFMELQNNIKNSENQWMLEILVKNLESSTFTKLEAQAFSELKSWDGLSHATSVGASIYHETLFNITMNSLDELDQEDRLDYCALSARWFYLQRILRDSENKWWDNISTSEVESQKEIIFKSFQQSISKLSDQLGKNIKKWKWGAIHQVEFRHAFGRSWPLDLIFNIGPTPISGAYNEVNNLRMVGCKDGHAVKAGPSTRRIIDFANPGKSYGILPLGNSAHRFSPFYDNQLERYKVGKYRLQIMDDELLKENTLLKLDLVPRYEQ encoded by the coding sequence ATGAACAAATATATTAAAATCACTACTGCACTCATACTTATTGTCAGTTCTCTATTTATTGGAGGGATTTACTTTCTCTATCAAAGGGCCGTTCCCTATGGCAGTGGAACTTTAGAGATGCCGATCTTAGATCAAAAAGTATCTGTAACAAGAGATGTTGAAGGAATTCCTCATATCGTGGCCAAATCTAGAAAAGATGTCTATCGCGCCTTAGGATATGTGGTGGCCTCCGAGCGACTTTTTCAGATGGAGCTACTTCGTCGATTAGGTTCGGGAACTTTAAGTGAAGTCATCGGGCAAAAAGGGCTAGAGATTGATAAGACTTTTCGCACTATTGGAGTGAGAAGAGTTTTTAAAGAGAAGTTAGATAGAGGACTTATTAATAAAGACATGCTTGTGGAAGTTTCGGCCTTCTTTGAGGGAGTGAACTTCTTTGTGAAAAATGGTCCCATGCCGATTGAGTTTGTGGTTGCTAATATCACACCTCGAGAGTTTGATGTGCTGGATTCTTATTCAATTATTGGATATTTCTCTTATGCCTTTGCCGCCTTTATTCGTCATGATCTTTTGATGGAGCAATTAAAAGACAAACTTCCAAAAGAGCTTTTTCAAGATCTCCAGATAGATCCATCACTCAACTCTACAATGACAGCTAAGGCAAGTGGGGATTTACAGACAATTTTCAATGGATTTAGAGATATATCTTCAATTTTCTATGGACTTGAAGGCTCCAACGCTTGGGCGGTTAACTCCAAAAGATCTAAGTCTGGAGCACCTATTTTAGCTAGTGACCCGCATGTAACTCTATCAAGTCCTGGCATCTGGTTTGAGGCACACTTAAAAGTAGATGATGAATCTGACCCTTTTGAAACTTATGGTCACTTCATTCCAGGTATACCTTTTGCGGCGATGGCACATAATGAAAAAAGAGGCTGGGGAATAACTATTTCGTATCTTGATGATATGGATTTCTTTAAAGAAGAGATTGTCGAGCAGGGAAATCAGTATTTATTCAAAGGAAAGAAAGTTGATGTTCGTCGATTCAGTGAAGAAATAAAGGTTAAGGGCGAAGACGATTATCACCTTCCTATTAGAATGACAGAGCATGGCCCTCTTCTTGACGAGATTATTGAAACTAAATCTATCGCTCTTAAGTGGAGCTTTCATCATATTCTTAACCGACCTCTCGAGAGCTTTTGGAAAATGAATAAGGCAAAGAGCTTTGAAGAATTTAAACAGGCAACCTCACTTGCAGCTTCTCCTGGATTAAATATTATTTACGCAGACTCTGATGACAATATTGCCAGGCTAAATCTAGGCCTTTATCCAAAAAGGGCCAGAGGAACAAATGGCATGAGCGTTCTTAGTGGAGCAGGTGATGAAGAGTACGTAGGTTATATGCCATTTGAAAAAATGCCTCACAGTATAAATCCTAGCTCTGGTATTGTCATTTCTGCTAATAATCGGCCCCTAGAGGCGAGTTCCGAGTTTACGGGGCTATGGCAACCAAGAGATAGGTTTATTACTCTTTATTCCAAGTTACACTCTAAAGATAAGTGGGATAGCGAAGCTTTTATGGAGTTGCAAAATAATATTAAAAACTCTGAGAACCAGTGGATGTTGGAGATATTAGTTAAAAACTTAGAAAGTTCCACATTTACAAAACTAGAAGCTCAAGCATTTTCAGAATTAAAAAGTTGGGATGGGCTATCTCATGCAACGAGTGTTGGGGCCTCGATTTATCATGAGACACTCTTTAATATTACGATGAATTCTCTAGATGAACTCGATCAAGAAGATCGGCTCGACTACTGCGCACTCTCGGCCCGATGGTTCTACTTACAAAGAATACTGAGAGATAGCGAAAATAAGTGGTGGGATAATATTTCTACTAGTGAGGTAGAGTCTCAAAAAGAGATCATTTTTAAATCATTTCAACAAAGTATTTCCAAGTTGAGTGATCAACTTGGCAAGAATATTAAGAAGTGGAAGTGGGGCGCTATTCATCAAGTCGAATTTAGGCATGCGTTTGGACGCTCATGGCCGCTAGATCTTATTTTTAATATAGGTCCGACTCCGATCAGTGGTGCTTATAATGAGGTTAATAATCTTCGTATGGTTGGCTGTAAAGATGGACATGCGGTCAAAGCTGGGCCAAGTACAAGACGAATTATTGACTTTGCAAATCCTGGTAAGTCCTATGGAATTTTACCATTAGGTAATTCTGCTCACAGATTTAGCCCTTTCTATGATAATCAACTTGAGCGCTATAAAGTAGGTAAGTATCGTTTGCAAATTATGGATGACGAACTACTTAAGGAAAATACTTTGCTAAAGCTAGATCTTGTTCCACGCTATGAACAATAA